From the Daphnia magna isolate NIES linkage group LG3, ASM2063170v1.1, whole genome shotgun sequence genome, one window contains:
- the LOC123470729 gene encoding uncharacterized protein LOC123470729, with the protein MASWPHVKKNADYIFNEAECQFKVEWLKSHPPGGDNDTVIIEYSKATFGYRQKEIKQTLTEPGLIMKEYPRFKDFQNGSLFQVEFQLLYPDAKNFEKVFKEKFLFKILALANKKNIDIPDCPDECLKAVFVLLKLTPSIVKLRKVNFRLITERLIVFLKDNADLIQLSETRDPHLKQPFICCMGTMETPTNFWIVIDRDIILCGNDFATAFVNLFCSFYAFNLNFPQYFESFYGFFEECVFDIKIPSPSVTAFRASLECLRDLQG; encoded by the exons ATGGCTTCCT GGCCTcatgtaaagaaaaatgccgACTACATCTTCAATGAAGCCGAATGCCAgtttaag GTTGAATGGTTGAAGAGTCATCCGCCTGGAGGAGATAATGACACAGTCATCATTGAGTACAGCAAGGCGACTTTTGGGTATCgccaaaaagaaatcaaacaaactcTGACTGAACCTGGTCTCATCATGAAAGAATATCCCCGCTTCAAGGACTTCCAAAATGGATCTCTG TTTCAGGTAGAATTTCAATTACTCTATCCCGATGCCAAGAACTTCGAAAAagtctttaaagaaaaattcttatttaaaatattggctctggctaataaaaaaaacattgacattcCTGACTGCCCTGACG AATGTCTTAAGGCCGTTTTCGTGTTACTAAAGCTGACTCCAAGCATCGTTAAACTCCGAAAAgttaattttcgtttgattacGGAACGACTGATAGTCTTTTTAAag GATAATGCTGACTTGATTCAATTAAGCGAAACGCGAGACCCTCATTTGAAGCAGCCATTCATCTGCTGCATGGGAACGATGGAAACTCCTACAAACTTCTGGATTGTTATCGATCGTGATATAATACTGTGTGGTAACGACTTTGCAACTGCTTTCGTTAacttgttttgctcgttttatgcatttaatttaaatttccctCAGTATTTTGAATCATTTTATGGATTTTTTGAGGAATGCGTTTTCGATATTAAAATTCCTTCTCCCTCAGTAACAGCCTTTAGAGCATCCCTAGAATGTTTAAGAGACCTACAAGGCTAA